The DNA window GTTATTCTGGCGTAGACCACGGCGTCATGACTACCTGTCCCATTTGCAGCGCAAGACAACTTCACCTTGAATTTGTTTGGGATCTGGGCTGAAGATCCTTCCGCTTAGATGCATGGTGATGTCTTATCATTATCTCATGTCTTCTTTGTAATTCATGCGTGTACTCGTCTATTTTGCGAACCATGCATAGTAACCCAGAGAGGTAATTcttccctattttttttattcattcgaaAACCAACACATTCCTTGCTAATATTTTACAACCTTTCAAGATGCTGGATGGAAAATGGACTCAGTTCAGCAATTCTCTCGAAGCGACTTTAACAGTGAGTTTTATTTAAGGAACTATTCATAGACTCATAGTAATATCGTAAAATGTTAAGTGTTAGTATTTCCCAGATACTTTCGCCCATGTTTTGTCGTCTGGAAACAACTCGCTGATGGGGATGTCGTTGACCGGTGCACTACCGTTGGAAACCTTCCCTTCTATCAGCAACGGATGTCCCGTAGAATGTCTGACTACCTTGACTGCTTATAAGGATAACAAACTAAGTATGTCACAGTCACATGTCGATACATTACTTTGAAATACCATCGATTGTGTTTTGCGCTGCTCTGTTTACGTGAGGTCCATCAACCATTCAGTAATGCTTCCATATAGTCGGGaccgaatatgttcaacccGATGAGCGCGATGCAGTTTCGATTCGATGAGAGCAGAGGAGAAGATTGTGTGTAAAGCGGAGAGGACGAGCATGAGTTATGGGAGACGCGTTGCGTTGACCCATTCACTTGTTCATATTCTACGCCGACTCTGTGATAGTGTTTTTCTTGGGTGCAACAGAAAAAGACCATTCCACTGTTCTTTTCTAATTGTATGCGCTGTAGTCTCTAAAAGTCACTTTCATTTAAGCGGTTTTCTCTctaaatttctttctatttcaaaCATTCTTTAAATGATTCATTCCACACTTTAATTTTTAGGAATGGATTTAGGTATACGTTAGGTTATTCAGGTTTAGATATGGTTAATTCAAAACACCACGAAGCACGttacagttgcgtaggcgattgcgctcgaagcggtgcggtggagatggcAAGTGGAGTCGACGTAGAAACgtcacgaactgcagcgatggctGGTGCTAGCAAGGTTCCCCCTCGATTTACCGCCGtatacgcaaccgcaccgaacttcatatcgttttgaccgaaCTACTTCATGGGTTATCAATAGTATTATAGTATTATCAATAGTATTATATCTGAAGTTATTCCCTATTCTACAATGTTTTCGATTTACTATTAGTAGCATCACTTCTATAGtattatttcttgtttacaTTTAGACTCGAACAGGACGTGGTAGCAGGACTGTTCCAAGTCGTTtaaatttccattcttttgGTAGATATATCTGATTTGAAACATTTACATAGTTTTACAGACACTGTTGTGATGCTTCGCCCTGCTGATGTGAATGTTTTCACCGGATATACATCGATGAATGTTGATAGTCTGGTCTGTGCAACTTCTGCAGGAAACTGTGGAGCCATTGTGCCTCTCTTCTTGCACTATTCTGGAATTAATCAGGGTAATTGAGTAACATTTCATTTCGATTACACCTCAGGGCTTCTTAGGTTGTTAACAACTCCAGTCTAAAGGATTTCTCATCGTTTGTCGGAGATTTTCGTGAACCAAACAGGATTTTTGATGCCCGGgccaaattaaaataattctgaTTTATTGCATATAATGATGAGCATCTTTTCTTTCACAGATTACTATATTGGTTGGCAGCCGGAGGCTCAGTCACCGTATTCTGTGCAATACTCAGGAAATCCTCTTTGCTACCTATGGCTTAATAGCAggtgaaattttattaattgGTATCCTATATAGTATGCTGTAATTACGAAGCGGTTTAAAAACATATTTCGAAAACTTAGTtctgaactcttttttcttgtagtgTTCAAAGCgtttgaatgaaaaagtgaaaccCATCCTTCACCCACAAACCTAGAAACCGGATGTATTTCAAGTCTCCTTTATGTGGGATTTATCAGAACTCTGAAGTCgttcactttcttcttcttctgaaattgTTTTCCTGCGAACTTGGATGTGAAGCTGCAAACTTGTATAATCAAACCCTTCTGATGATACAGTGCCTAGTGCGCGTAGCTCAATGGCAGCGTACAGTTGTCGGTGAACGTATTGTGGCGAGCTTCTGGGCAACGTGTAGATCGGTTGAAAACAAGGGCTAGCACCCGCTGGTAGATGAGACGATAATCGACAAGACGATGTTGtcgacaaaaacaaaaaaggattaCGACTATGAAGCAATCTTTCTTATATAAAGAATGAGTGCGCCCAGATCGAGCGGAAAAAtgttttagaaagaagaagggaaaacTGCTTCAAGATTATCGTTTTCATCGTCCTACCCTATTATCGTGACAGACTCCGTTCCAATCGAGGACGTAACGCGTCGAGCCGACACAATACGTCATGAACGACCATATTTACGTCATGACACCCGACGTGATGGTTCGACGTTTGTGACCATGAGTTAACGCATTTGTTTCATGACATAGATCATGTCTCATGGAATCACACGtattccttctcttctctgcTTACGAGCCTTCATCAGAtcgctgaaatttttttttctcgcttgcAATTCTTCAAAACAGTTCTCTCAAAAAATTCATGAGAGCTCAAAGAACGAAGCCAAAGAAGGCTGAGTTCTCAGGAAGCATCTTTACGTGAGGTTACTACCTCAAATATCCTCGTCCCATAAAAGATTTTTGTGGCTATTATTAGCTTCTTTCGGAAAATTGCAGTACGTGTTCAACACGTACTGAGGTGAGCACTGGATTTCTAAATCTGACTTTTTCAGCTATGTAACTGCATTGAACACTACTATCTCTTCTATTATACTCAACAGCACCACTGCAAACTTTAATGCTTCCGTTTCCACAACACCAAACCCTTCTAGTCAGAATTTGACAACAACGGGTTTTTCTCCTGCAACAACATCACAACCGATTACTGTAAATACTACAACTACTTTATTAAACGGTACTAAATTTATTCCTTTTCTAAGACAAGTCCTTTCTCAACAAGTGTTTCTCAACAAGCAGGAAGTACTACTACTTCATCTAATTCAACTATCGGGACAACCTCGGCATATGTTACAACTACTTCGCCTTTTGTGGCGTCCAATGATACCATTCCATCTACGCCAACTTACGACCACCACGGTAGGACTTTTTGTAAGTTATTGAGTGGTCCCTCTGGAGAAAACTGGTTGTTGAtatggttttcttcttttatttagtAAAATTTGACAGCATTGTGGGTGGGAGTATCTGGGGATAAATGAATTTTCTAAGCAAACGAATGTGTCGCAAGATgaacttagtttttttttcttttcaaggagaaaagaagaaaaggtctACCTCGAATTTCTGGCCTCTTGTCCTCGCAGGAGTGGTTGGTCTGGGAGTGCTGGTGATCACAATAGTATGAAAATattctacagtttttttttatatttatttggttGCTCATGCAACTATCCCTATTTCTACTCACTCATTTTGATCTGGACGCATCGCATATAGCAAAGATAGTTTTGCAAACAATTTTAAGATAACATGCAATTTTCGATGCCCACTAGTTTATTTCAGCTGGCCTTATCCACGCTAAGCATCATCAGATCTGGCAGACGTGCGATTCGTCCTCAGAAAACCTCAAATAGCCCACCTCCACCGTACCCGTATACACAGGATACATCCAGCGATCTGCCACCTGCCCCTGTTTCTTCTATGCCTGCTCCACAGCCACTTTCCGTGAACGCAGCGGCAGACTTACcgttagcaccatcagggtacACATAATATGATCAAGATAAAAGCTAAATTGTGTTCATATGATTTAACAATGAATACTTCTCGTAATGAAAAATCCgctgtttcatttcattgtttGAAAACAACTGGGTTGTCTAAAATTGCTGCAGACTTTTTCATAGATCTTCACACATTTTAACAGATTTTAACAGAAAAAGGtagcttatttattatttatttcgtattATTGGTATTGGTATTTCACTACAGATTTCCtcaaaggatgaagtgtctggcgttaatcaaccttcgtttgaggtttatgaacccTATCTAGTTTATGCAATCACTTCCAAGGGCTAGCCTAtggatcaaatcagtgtttttatcctccaagacaCGTCTAGCCTGAATTTATCGACTtcagaaggatgaaaggcttggccgactctagagcggtttcgaaccattagTTGGCCACCACAGTCGCAGCGGACCCTTTAACCAACCGCGCTACACCCGCAAAATGAGTGCGCTCAAGCATTGCGGACATTCTGTGTGTACTGTTCCGGCTCATTTTCAACGAAGTTCACGACATTTTCGAACTAGTCATAGCCTTTGACGAAAATATTCGCTTCTGCGAAATCTGCTTGCAGATTTTGGCAGATTTGCAGATTGAACGCGTGTGCGACCATACGCTTCCACCTGTTTGGATTcttgtattgattttattgccTATATATCGTAGTTTTTAGGGGATTCGTGTTGTAATTTATGAATTTGAtaaaacgtgtaaaaagaCCGCTCTTCAGCTGAACTTAGACAAGACGGTTTTTATGAGGAACgcatgggtttctgatgctccattcacgctcaacggaacggaACAAATATATCCGAATGTTCCAGCTGTGTATACCTAGGTAAGAAAACTAACATGAACTACCCAAACTCCGAGCTGGACAGGAAGTAACGAGCACCTTGAAGAGCAAGTAGGAGCATCCAGGATGTAGTGAAAAGGACTtggaacatccggctccgtgctctcttattcaacaccaccgttcttcctgttttgacctacgcttcaaAAACGCGGGAGTTTCGCAAGCAGTAGGAAAATGCAATCAGTGTCATGGAACGCAGAATTGAAAGGATGATCTTAGAAGTAACCCGCTTTACTcaagtgaaagaagggattTGAAGTTCGCTActacgtcaccgatcgaagatcagagacgcttcGCATGTGCCAAGGAGAGTAAAGTTAGATGGgaacgtgatgcgtttcaacgataATCGTTGGAAATTagccgtaagcgactggatatCACGCAACATCAAACGCACTGCAGGAAGGCCGTCGACCCGATGGTAGGACCTCTTtacgaaatccttcaaagaagaataGGACGCTATTCGAGCCCCTCCCAAGAGATGCCACTGGGTAATACTtgcgcgcgatcgggacaaatggaagtatttctGGGGCCCGCTCGAGgaaatcgacgaacaacgggagcacgGGTGATACAGGTGGATGTTATAATTGCTTTATGCTTTGTTGTGCACTCTCAATGAGAGCATAAATTTTATATCGCCGAATGACTGATTGGCAAAAAGCGGAAATAATAGCCGCTTAAGGCATACTAACACATCAAAAAATATAACCGTGACTAGAGGAGTAGCCAAACAACAAACATGAACAAGTAATAACATTACAAAAGGAATTACTACACGTAATAACCGTTCTGAACATTTTCTTTACAattaatcaagaaaaaatactgcACATGAATCATCACTTctaaatacataaaaatacatAAGAAACGAAAGCAACTACATTTGTATCAATTTTAAAGTTTGGATTTTGTTATTAGGATTGTATACGTTTGTATTTGTACCTACAACACATCTTTGAGTCTGATAGCGCAAACTCTACTCGAAGTTGTGGAAAATTATAATTTGACGAATATGACAACACAAAATTTTGAGAGTGACCGGCATggcccacaaaaaaaaaaaaaaaaaaaacggagaagaGAGTTCATCGGAGGAATGTGACCGGATTCGTGTACGAAGCGAGGTTAACAAATTACTCGCACAAAGGCCTGGAAAAAGTAACATCATCTGGAAAACAACTTGTGCGAGGTGTTCCAGACAGACTCTCCTCAAAACCAATACCTTTAATATCTAACTTATAGTATTATAGTTAAAGCTTTGTTCgaaacatcttcaaaatttatttgtagGACATTTAGTTATTTAATCACTTGCTATGGTGAATTAAAAGAGCTAGAACCACGAGGCCATCTACGCACTTTTATGAGAACCAGTCTAGATCCCTGGATCAGGTACGATAAAGTACAGCGTAGCGAACATTCATTACACAGTCGTTTTCTAAAGAGGGCACTAAAGAGACAAAACTCACAATCCTATGGACCCGTCTCTGGGAGGAATTATTGGTGGTGGTCGAGGTGGAGGTGGTGCATGTGTTAATGGCACTGTATCCGCAAGTGACAGGTTTGAGAACGCAGAGCATGTACTGCAAGTAGAACTACGCTGAAATTCATTCAGTTTCAACTAATCTTAGTGCACAAACCTAATCCCACTGCTCTCAGGAGTGTGTGCATGGGTAAGATTGAGAGTGATAGGACGTTCGGGCTTACgctgaaaatcaaagaaatacgtgtagaaaaaatggaaagaaaaacgcaccaggaaagtatttttttttgttgaaataacTCACAGGACATTGTATATACTGGTCATTTTGTACAGTTGTAACAGGAGGAGATGGAACATTCTGACTATGGCTGTGCTTTGGTGTCATCGTTAAGTACGGGACGTTGTTGATCACTCCTATCCGAGGACCAGCGCATGTAATGTAAGGATCTGTTGAGGGAGCAGGTATGCGAGTATTCAACGATACTGTACACGGTCCACTATTCGATGCTGTCGATGGTGGTATAATAGTGGACAGAGATGGCTGaatgtagtagtagtagtagcagTTACACTGAAcagtaaagaaaaacagtagGAAGAGAAGATTTATGGAAGACGAAACCTATAAATTCCAAGCATGTTTCAAGAAAGTAGATGGACGCATTGTAAATCATGGTATGCGTAAATTATTCTTAATTATCATTCATGGAATGACAACAGAACTAAAGCTTCTCTTGCAAATTACAGAGATGTCAAAACTGTAGAAGTCAAGTGACTGTACTTTTGTACTCATTATGATCTCATTTCACGAGAAATGCacggaaaattcaaaacaacgGACAAAGCGAAAGACTTTGAAAGACTATCGCTGAAGTATCCGGGCGCAACCCAAGCAACTAAATGACAACCCTAACCTCTCGCATTACTGAAGGAAAGATTAAAAAGCTGCTCTGAAAGGTGATCCTAAATCTGGGGAAAAGGGTAGAATTATCAACAGAAGTTTTCCTGCAATCTCCTATTCATATCTAGCGGTCAGCAACTTtttccatatatatatatatatatatatatatatatatatatatatatatatatatatatatatatatatatatatatatatatatatatatatatatataagtcacaggcgtatcaatccacctgggatgcaccaacgggTTTTACTGAAGTTCATAATCGtggaggttttggaacgcgttttCGCATATGCAatgaatgacttgcgggggccagccgatgttttatttttttacgtcagtgtttttatcctcccagacaagtctggtaccatttCAGACTTTCAGTTTTCATCCATTTCGTTtccgtatatatatatatatatatatatatatatatatatatatatatatatatatatatatatatatatatataaatatatacgGAAACCAAATGGATGAAAACCAGTCTAATCACTCCGGAAagccaataaaaaagaactgaacaaTTAATATCAATCAACATTACGCCTATTCCACTCTGCAGCCACTCGTGAACGTGCTGTGGTTTTCATAATTCTCTTGACATTTATTAAGATAAGCGAAATGAGAGATATGCAATGAGTATTATATAACAGATGATAAACCTGCATATTCGAGTGGAGAGGAGGGCGTGCTGCATGTCCGTTATGAATCGCATTTTGCCTGGAAACTCCTTTGTCGTCTGAAGGAGTTCGACGATGATGCTTGACGGGAATGGATGGGGGAGCTAGAAGTTCAATATACTGATATAATTCATCACTCAGTTCAAAGTCCCTCACCATAAGTGCCCTCATGCGTCAACGGGATAACATCGTCAATACCAATTTCTCGTCGTGGTGAGCGACTTGCTGGGTCAATCCCTGCTCCAAGGCCTGCTCCATTCGTGTTCGTTGGGTTATACAAGGCTGGCTTTATATACCGcctaagaaattaaaagagcattttaaaaagaatgttCCCCACTAACGAACGAGTGCAAacttataattattatttctctttattgAAATGATATCTCAGCTCAACAAGTAGGAAAAATGCTGCACATTCATAGATGAGCAATTATTGCTTTGTAATGTTGCAATGAAAGATGTTCATGTCAAGAGACTAAATACGAGAGTATGAAATATATGAAGCTACAATTATACAGCTaacatataattataattaattattactaattaCAAAACTTTATGCACGAAACGAAAACTACACAACTTACtaagggaatttttttaagatccAAGCGAACTTTCTTTATCAAAGCAAATTCAAAACGAAGGAGACGGCGGGCAAGGAACAAAAGATAAGTCTAAAACATACGTTGTTTGCTGTGTACATTGAATTTCGCTCCACTTCCCCATTTTGTCTGAGGGTGACACTTTATTCCGTACAGCCCTGCAAATATTTACGAATGAAAtcctataaaataaaaacgctaCAATTTATTTGCTGATAAAAACTAGCGCCGACAATTATGCTGCAGAAAACAGCAGTCAAAGAACAGAACACACGAGCAGAACAGCTGCATGCAgatttcgtttaaaaaaaaaatagaatgaaactAACTTGTTAGGAGCCAACTTTGTGTAGTCATCATCAGTACTGGTTGATGATTTGTGCAGTGGTGAGAGATGCTGTAATTTGGCAAGGTTTAGGGAGCCCCGGAACATTaaatccaaggaaaaaagattgggATGAATGACGATGACTGCCttcttacaagaaaaaagacagaatcCAGAAATAGCAAAATGCAGAAATAAGAGCACGAAAAAATAAACCCACTTCATAGTTGCTTGGTGTCGCTTTACTTAGCGGTGGAAAAACAACTTGTTTCGCTGAGACTGGGGACAACTTCGCAGAGGGAGGAGCTTCGTCAGACTCAACGGAATGGTTGCCTCGACGAAACTGCATATATCAGCATTACACTGCTTGATAGGTGGAATGTAAGTGATGCTTGAAAACACACCACATGGAACTTCGACAGCAATTTTCTGACTTTACTGGAGTCTTCATGAGTCCCTTCACTGCGTCGCGCTGAGTTCCCAAGACGTGCCGCCGGTGGAAGAATATTAGGGCGATTTTCAGCTAAACGACTAAATTCATTAGGAGGATTATTTTAACTAACACATTGACGACAATGTCCAACGATGTCATTGGACAATTTTTTGCCGCTTGGAAGAATGGGCGACGATGTTGCCGAACACCATCATAAAATACTTCATATACCAATAATACTAAATAAACAAGGAGTTATCATATATTTAATGGTATTCGTTGACTGTTTTTCGGGATATTGTCCGACGTCTGATGTCGGAGAATCggcgcgcaaaaaaaaaatatgcagcaGATACGCAAAAACCGCCTTGCCCTCAATGTGTTGGGATATTTTCTCGCATTTACAAGAGAAACAATGTGAtgattactttaaaaaagtccCTTTGCCTTCACTGATAATACATTAACGTTTTTACACAAaaggattttcaaataaaaccttGACCGAACATGAgaaattctcttctcttctaccTAATGTAATTTACGTTGTTGTTTAAGTTATTACGAGTTATTCAAATCCTTAAAGTTGACTGATGACAAATCAGTGTCACtcaaaataagaatgaaatgtACTATTGAATAGCGAAAAAAGGATATAAGTTACTAGCTGTAATATCTACCTCATATGTATCTAGTAGTATCTCATATCCCTGGTGATAATCTCGTATTGAAAGGCAGATAAAGAGGCTCATGGATCTAAGGTTAGtaaatgtaaaagaaaaagtttagcAATCCTTAAACTGCGATCCAATgctatttcttcaatttcctgCTCTTTTTATCTGTCTAACGATTCTCTTTGTGTCCTGTTCCACATATCACTGGGACATCAAGCCACAAACTACCAGAAGACAGAGCTTTACAGTTGTTTTTCACCACAAAATAGTCCTCATTCTCAATTTATGACTTCGAAcactttaaatttattatgcAGTACTTTTTAATCAATTACCTACAAAGTTGTGCGGCTCACAAGTTAATCATTAGTCAATCGTTAgtcacattttattttcaaaaaatatcctcTTTTTCATGGTTGGCTGCCATTCGAATCaggttttcatgttttttttcaagtgtgTAATTGCGCGTGTATAACATTAAGATAGTCTTGAACCTGAGACAAGAGATAAGAGGATATCCCGTCGCGCAGAGGTGTACTGAAGATTGGAAATCAGTTATATTTAACGGAACATAAACACATCAGTCAATTAGAAatctaaattttgttttatatggTCGTACCTTAGCATGAATTTACTACGCCTATGAGTCTCAGGTTCAAGACTATCTTAGTGTTGAACAATGTGAACAACCACACAAAGAAacgattattattataaaatattaaaaacgtATCGAGCGAATGACAAACCGTCTGGGTCAGGGAACTGTACGTTACATTCACGCTCCAAG is part of the Necator americanus strain Aroian chromosome V, whole genome shotgun sequence genome and encodes:
- a CDS encoding hypothetical protein (NECATOR_CHRV.G20155.T3), with product MHGDVLSLSHVFFVIHACTRLFCEPCIVTQRDAGWKMDSVQQFSRSDFNNTFAHVLSSGNNSLMGMSLTGALPLETFPSISNGCPVECLTTLTAYKDNKLNTVVMLRPADVNVFTGYTSMNVDSLVCATSAGNCGAIVPLFLHYSGINQDYYIGWQPEAQSPYSVQYSGNPLCYLWLNSSYVTALNTTISSIILNSTTANFNASVSTTPNPSSQNLTTTGFSPATTSQPITVNTTTTLLNGSTTTSSNSTIGTTSAYVTTTSPFVASNDTIPSTPTYDHHGEKKKRSTSNFWPLVLAGVVGLGVLVITILALSTLSIIRSGRRAIRPQKTSNSPPPPYPYTQDTSSDLPPAPVSSMPAPQPLSVNAAADLPLAPSGYT
- a CDS encoding hypothetical protein (NECATOR_CHRV.G20155.T1), coding for MSYDLPTKAAFFSDELRAVLDFFGVRLDVAYAGNRFFEVTLQFRCGTVHKLYLDFASLLVRRSMLNVLSSVMNPALYQAFSSRLNHRFISSSYGSRLGNERIGIVMLSHISSYGDDRFPRGAAKGVNRSRVIPLPYTANHGSDVNPPKRRRTTVASLLGEAEYFVCKQCFKSFNRRSNMTRHMDRIHCERVVFNCPYCPAVYKHAFHFADHLRSHEDDPQFACESCEKKFTSRNQLRAHKRRNCLEPPSKKHPCVSRRRAQYDPQPDACSSDAGWKMDSVQQFSRSDFNNTFAHVLSSGNNSLMGMSLTGALPLETFPSISNGCPVECLTTLTAYKDNKLNTVVMLRPADVNVFTGYTSMNVDSLVCATSAGNCGAIVPLFLHYSGINQDYYIGWQPEAQSPYSVQYSGNPLCYLWLNSSYVTALNTTISSIILNSTTANFNASVSTTPNPSSQNLTTTGFSPATTSQPITVNTTTTLLNGSTTTSSNSTIGTTSAYVTTTSPFVASNDTIPSTPTYDHHGEKKKRSTSNFWPLVLAGVVGLGVLVITILALSTLSIIRSGRRAIRPQKTSNSPPPPYPYTQDTSSDLPPAPVSSMPAPQPLSVNAAADLPLAPSGYT